One window of the Arthrobacter sp. D5-1 genome contains the following:
- a CDS encoding PspA/IM30 family protein: protein MVKQSIFGRISQLAKANINALLDQAEDPQKMLDQMVRDYTNNIAEAESAVAQTIGNLRMLQADYNEDIKNAQDWGNKALAASRKADEYRAAGDTVDAQKFDNLAKVAIQRQMTAESEAKAAEPSIASQTEVVDKLKTGLDQMKGKLNQLTAKRNELVARSKTAAAQSQVHDALKSIDIMDPTSEVGRFEEKIRREEAKVLGQQELASSSLDAQFNQLEDLGEQTEIEARLAALKSGGSKPAIGAGAAATTGSTVDEADFDKL from the coding sequence ATGGTTAAGCAGTCCATTTTCGGTCGGATCTCACAGCTCGCCAAGGCAAACATCAATGCTTTGCTGGACCAGGCTGAGGACCCTCAGAAGATGCTGGACCAAATGGTCCGCGACTACACGAACAACATTGCCGAGGCCGAATCAGCCGTGGCCCAGACCATCGGTAATCTCCGGATGTTGCAGGCGGACTACAACGAGGACATCAAGAACGCCCAGGACTGGGGCAACAAGGCCCTTGCGGCATCCCGGAAGGCCGACGAGTACCGCGCTGCCGGCGACACCGTGGATGCCCAGAAGTTCGACAACCTTGCCAAGGTGGCCATCCAGCGCCAGATGACCGCGGAGTCCGAGGCCAAGGCGGCTGAGCCGAGCATCGCATCCCAGACTGAGGTAGTGGACAAGCTCAAGACCGGGCTCGACCAGATGAAGGGCAAGCTGAACCAGCTCACTGCCAAGCGCAACGAACTTGTGGCACGCTCCAAGACCGCAGCCGCGCAGTCCCAGGTACACGATGCCCTCAAGAGCATTGACATCATGGATCCCACCAGCGAGGTAGGCCGCTTCGAAGAGAAGATCCGCCGCGAAGAGGCCAAGGTCCTGGGCCAGCAGGAGCTCGCCAGCTCCAGCCTCGACGCCCAGTTCAACCAGTTGGAAGACCTTGGAGAGCAGACGGAGATCGAGGCTCGCCTTGCAGCATTGAAGTCCGGCGGTTCCAAGCCGGCCATCGGCGCCGGTGCTGCCGCTACAACTGGCTCCACCGTCGACGAAGCTGACTTCGACAAGCTCTAG
- a CDS encoding GntR family transcriptional regulator: MVNEDVKPGLTREVLQRDSPVAVYQQVADVLVDQVSRLEPGSRIPTEESLMDEYGISRTTVRKAIETLVVKGLLVRRQGKGTFVMAQRPVKMLNRLAPFMETFTAAGMKTVKGLIEYKWMEKDKSVPAKLVSDDNLVLVIRRSYSSAGWPYAIAEIFIPSHIGRHISLADAERNSIYQVIQDRTLKPLQRAEITVTMHEPPEHLADALNVRGFPMVPRLERTTLGPHGEVLECTVTYFHPKGFEIRAEVATDVSPGQDSVVQTAAG; this comes from the coding sequence ATGGTCAATGAAGACGTCAAGCCGGGCCTCACCCGTGAAGTCCTTCAGAGGGACAGTCCCGTTGCTGTCTATCAGCAGGTGGCTGACGTTTTGGTGGACCAAGTCAGCCGGCTGGAGCCAGGATCCCGGATACCTACGGAAGAGTCCCTGATGGACGAGTACGGCATCAGCCGCACCACAGTCCGGAAGGCGATAGAAACGCTCGTGGTCAAAGGACTGTTGGTTCGCAGGCAGGGCAAGGGAACGTTCGTAATGGCCCAACGCCCGGTAAAAATGCTGAACCGCCTGGCTCCTTTCATGGAGACGTTCACGGCGGCGGGGATGAAGACCGTCAAAGGTCTTATCGAATACAAATGGATGGAAAAGGACAAGTCAGTGCCGGCAAAGCTGGTTTCTGATGACAACCTTGTTCTGGTGATCCGCCGATCGTATTCAAGCGCCGGCTGGCCGTATGCCATTGCGGAGATCTTCATCCCTTCGCACATCGGGCGCCATATCAGCCTTGCGGATGCCGAACGAAATTCCATCTATCAGGTTATTCAGGACAGGACACTGAAGCCGCTCCAGCGGGCGGAAATCACCGTGACCATGCATGAGCCCCCGGAGCACCTCGCAGACGCGCTCAACGTCCGTGGCTTCCCCATGGTGCCCCGACTGGAGCGGACCACGTTGGGCCCACACGGCGAGGTGCTGGAATGCACGGTGACCTACTTCCACCCGAAAGGGTTCGAGATCCGTGCTGAAGTGGCTACCGACGTAAGTCCTGGGCAGGATTCCGTGGTTCAAACTGCGGCGGGTTAG